In Archocentrus centrarchus isolate MPI-CPG fArcCen1 chromosome 22, fArcCen1, whole genome shotgun sequence, one DNA window encodes the following:
- the coa8 gene encoding cytochrome c oxidase assembly factor 8, producing the protein MAARTAAAAGRSSCRSFCPSSLRLSAAVGSSRLCTQVAQKDKLVKRSAYRPEPSSTHDWVGPPNPLSNLRPIVYHIPENETELEKRLRNLRQETEDWNHNFWAKQNITFSKEKEAFIISQLKAKGLTLRDEDGRRRSLSSEEMAVFYKSFLDKNRLRHANYNKEWYRRNFTITLLMARVTLNSVWRTVSERDSSKKNGTPTS; encoded by the exons ATGGCTGCcaggacagctgcagctgcggGACGGTCGTCGTGTAGGAGCTTCTGTCCTTCCAGCCTCCGCTTATCAGCAGCAGTCGGCAGCAGTCGGCTCTGCACACAGGTCGCCCAAAAGGACAAGCTAGTAAAG AGATCTGCCTATAGACCAGAACCCAGCTCCACACACGACTGGGTCGGTCCACCAAACCCCCTCTCGAACCTGCGCCCGATTGTTTACCACATCCCTGAGAATGAAACGGAGCTGGAGAAACGGCTGAGGAACCTGAGGCAGGAGACAGAGGACTGGAACCACAACTTCTGGGCTAAACAGAACATCACCTTCAGCAAG GAAAAAGAAGCTTTCATCATTTCACAGCTGAAGGCAAAAGGCTTGACTCTGCGTGATGAGGACG gACGACGGCGGTCCCTGAGCAGCGAAGAGATGGCCGTGTTTTACAAAAGCTTCCTGGACAAAAACAGACTGCGACACGCAAATTACAACAA GGAATGGTACAGACGTAACTTCACCATCACCTTGCTCATGGCCCGGGTCACCCTAAACAGTGTGtggaggacagttagtgaaagagacagcagcaagaaaaatgGCACTCCTACGAGCTGA
- the klc1a gene encoding kinesin light chain 1 isoform X2, protein MREDMSTMVCVKEEEDSGEKLSQDEIISRTKQVIQGLEALKQEHHSILEGLLGTLRCLKQDEEGVLVEEKSHMIRKSLEMLELGLSEAQVMMALSNHLSSVESEKQKLRAQVRRLCQENQWLRDELAGTQQKLQKSEQSVAQLEEEKKHLEFMNQLKKYDEDLSPSEEKDSDSSKETLDDLFPDDQDDQAPGIQPAHGSAAAAAAQQGGYEIPARLRTLHNLVIQYASQGRYEVAVPLCKQALEDLEKTSGHDHPDVATMLNILALVYRDQNKYKEAANLLNDALAIREKTLGKDHPAVAATLNNLAVLYGKRGKYKEAEPLCKRALEIREKVLGKDHPDVAKQLNNLALLCQNQGKYEEVEYYYMRALEIYQTKLGPDDPNVAKTKNNLASCYLKQGKFKQAETLYKEILTRAHEREFGSVDDENKPIWMHAEEREERIKGKEKDGSPFGEYGGWYKACKVDSPTVTTTLKNLGALYRRQGKFEAADTLEEAALRSRKQGLDNVHKQRVAEVLSEPEAREKQRSRESLNSDTVKYESGPDGGEEVSMSVEWNGDGSGSLKRSGSFSKLRASIRRSSEKLVRKLKGGSSSRDSEPKNPGNEIII, encoded by the exons ATGCGTGAGGACATGTCCACCATGGTGTgtgtgaaggaggaggaggattctGGGGAGAAGCTGTCCCAGGATGAGATCATTTCCCGGACCAAGCAGGTGATCCAGGGGTTGGAGGCCCTGAAGCAAGAGCACCACTCCATCCTGGAGGGCCTTCTGGGCACACTGCGCTGCCTGAAGCAGGATGAGGAGGGCGTTCTTGTGGAGGAGAAATCACACATGATCCGCAAGTCCCTGGAGATGCTGGAACTTGGGCTCAGCGAGGCTCAA GTGATGATGGCCCTGTCAAACCACCTGAGCTCAGTGGAATCTGAGAAGCAGAAGCTGAGGGCTCAGGTACGGCGACTCTGCCAGGAGAACCAGTGGCTGAGGGACGAGCTGGCCGGGACACAGCAGAAACTGCAGAAGAGCGAGCAGAGCGTGgcacagctggaggaggagaagaagcacTTGGAGTTCATGAACCAGCTGAAGAAGTACGACGAGGACCTGTCCCCGTCT GAGGAGAAAGACTCAGACTCTAGTAAAGAGACTCTGGATGATCTCTTCCCAGATGACCAGGATGACCAAGCCCCAGGCA TCCAGCCAGCCCATGgcagtgctgcagcagctgctgctcaacAGGGAGGCTATGAGATTCCTGCTCGTCTGAGGACCCTCCACAACCTGGTGATCCAGTATGCCTCCCAGGGCAGGTATGAGGTGGCTGTACCCCTCTGCAAACAGGCTCTGGAAGACCTGGAAAAGACCTCCGGACACGACCACCCAGATGTGGCCACAATGCTCAATATCTTAGCCCTTGTTTACAG GGATCAGAACAAATACAAGGAGGCTGCCAACCTGCTGAATGATGCTCTGGCCATCAGGGAGAAGACACTTGGCAAGGACCATCCAGCT GTTGCTGCAACTCTCAATAACCTGGCTGTCCTGTATGGGAAGAGAGGGAAGTACAAGGAAGCAGAGCCTCTGTGCAAGAGAGCGCTGGAGATCAGAGAGAAG GTGTTGGGCAAGGACCACCCAGATGTGGCCAAGCAGCTGAACAACCTGGCCCTGCTTTGTCAGAACCAGGGCAAGTATGAGGAGGTGGAGTACTACTACATGAGAGCGCTGGAGATCTACCAGACCAAACTGGGCCCTGATGACCCCAATGTGGCCAAGACCAAGAACAACCTG GCGTCCTGTTACCTGAAGCAGGGAAAGTTCAAGCAGGCTGAGACACTGTATAAAGAAATCCTAACCCGCGCTCACGAGAGGGAGTTTGGCTCTGTTGATG atgAGAACAAACCAATCTGGATGCATGCAGAGGAGCGAGAGGAGCGAATCAAG GGGAAGGAGAAGGATGGGTCACCGTTTGGAGAGTATGGAGGCTGGTACAAAGCCTGTAAAGTCGACAG CCCCACGGTCACCACCACCCTGAAGAACCTGGGCGCCCTCTACAGGCGACAGGGCAAGTTCGAGGCAGCCGACACTCTGGAGGAAGCTGCGTTGCGGTCCAGAAAGCAG GGTCTGGACAATGTGCACAAGCAGCGCGTGGCTGAGGTGCTGAGCGAGCCAGAGGCCCGTGAGAAGCAGCGAAGCCGCGAGAGTCTGAATTCTGACACGGTGAAGTATGAGAGCGGGCCAGACGGCGGCGAGGAAGTGAGTATGAGCGTGGAATGGAACGGG GATGGCTCCGGCTCTCTGAAGAGGAGCGGTTCCTTCAGTAAACTACGAGCGTCAATCCGTCGCAGTAGCGAGAAACTCGTTCGCAAGCTGAAAGGCGGCAGCTCATCACGAGACAGCGAGCCCAAAAACCCCGG
- the klc1a gene encoding kinesin light chain 1 isoform X1 — protein MREDMSTMVCVKEEEDSGEKLSQDEIISRTKQVIQGLEALKQEHHSILEGLLGTLRCLKQDEEGVLVEEKSHMIRKSLEMLELGLSEAQVMMALSNHLSSVESEKQKLRAQVRRLCQENQWLRDELAGTQQKLQKSEQSVAQLEEEKKHLEFMNQLKKYDEDLSPSEEKDSDSSKETLDDLFPDDQDDQAPGIQPAHGSAAAAAAQQGGYEIPARLRTLHNLVIQYASQGRYEVAVPLCKQALEDLEKTSGHDHPDVATMLNILALVYRDQNKYKEAANLLNDALAIREKTLGKDHPAVAATLNNLAVLYGKRGKYKEAEPLCKRALEIREKVLGKDHPDVAKQLNNLALLCQNQGKYEEVEYYYMRALEIYQTKLGPDDPNVAKTKNNLASCYLKQGKFKQAETLYKEILTRAHEREFGSVDDENKPIWMHAEEREERIKGKEKDGSPFGEYGGWYKACKVDSPTVTTTLKNLGALYRRQGKFEAADTLEEAALRSRKQGLDNVHKQRVAEVLSEPEAREKQRSRESLNSDTVKYESGPDGGEEVSMSVEWNGDGSGSLKRSGSFSKLRASIRRSSEKLVRKLKGGSSSRDSEPKNPGMKRASSLGVLNVADKAANDHYQERNNHLRKSRDLSASHTDLAR, from the exons ATGCGTGAGGACATGTCCACCATGGTGTgtgtgaaggaggaggaggattctGGGGAGAAGCTGTCCCAGGATGAGATCATTTCCCGGACCAAGCAGGTGATCCAGGGGTTGGAGGCCCTGAAGCAAGAGCACCACTCCATCCTGGAGGGCCTTCTGGGCACACTGCGCTGCCTGAAGCAGGATGAGGAGGGCGTTCTTGTGGAGGAGAAATCACACATGATCCGCAAGTCCCTGGAGATGCTGGAACTTGGGCTCAGCGAGGCTCAA GTGATGATGGCCCTGTCAAACCACCTGAGCTCAGTGGAATCTGAGAAGCAGAAGCTGAGGGCTCAGGTACGGCGACTCTGCCAGGAGAACCAGTGGCTGAGGGACGAGCTGGCCGGGACACAGCAGAAACTGCAGAAGAGCGAGCAGAGCGTGgcacagctggaggaggagaagaagcacTTGGAGTTCATGAACCAGCTGAAGAAGTACGACGAGGACCTGTCCCCGTCT GAGGAGAAAGACTCAGACTCTAGTAAAGAGACTCTGGATGATCTCTTCCCAGATGACCAGGATGACCAAGCCCCAGGCA TCCAGCCAGCCCATGgcagtgctgcagcagctgctgctcaacAGGGAGGCTATGAGATTCCTGCTCGTCTGAGGACCCTCCACAACCTGGTGATCCAGTATGCCTCCCAGGGCAGGTATGAGGTGGCTGTACCCCTCTGCAAACAGGCTCTGGAAGACCTGGAAAAGACCTCCGGACACGACCACCCAGATGTGGCCACAATGCTCAATATCTTAGCCCTTGTTTACAG GGATCAGAACAAATACAAGGAGGCTGCCAACCTGCTGAATGATGCTCTGGCCATCAGGGAGAAGACACTTGGCAAGGACCATCCAGCT GTTGCTGCAACTCTCAATAACCTGGCTGTCCTGTATGGGAAGAGAGGGAAGTACAAGGAAGCAGAGCCTCTGTGCAAGAGAGCGCTGGAGATCAGAGAGAAG GTGTTGGGCAAGGACCACCCAGATGTGGCCAAGCAGCTGAACAACCTGGCCCTGCTTTGTCAGAACCAGGGCAAGTATGAGGAGGTGGAGTACTACTACATGAGAGCGCTGGAGATCTACCAGACCAAACTGGGCCCTGATGACCCCAATGTGGCCAAGACCAAGAACAACCTG GCGTCCTGTTACCTGAAGCAGGGAAAGTTCAAGCAGGCTGAGACACTGTATAAAGAAATCCTAACCCGCGCTCACGAGAGGGAGTTTGGCTCTGTTGATG atgAGAACAAACCAATCTGGATGCATGCAGAGGAGCGAGAGGAGCGAATCAAG GGGAAGGAGAAGGATGGGTCACCGTTTGGAGAGTATGGAGGCTGGTACAAAGCCTGTAAAGTCGACAG CCCCACGGTCACCACCACCCTGAAGAACCTGGGCGCCCTCTACAGGCGACAGGGCAAGTTCGAGGCAGCCGACACTCTGGAGGAAGCTGCGTTGCGGTCCAGAAAGCAG GGTCTGGACAATGTGCACAAGCAGCGCGTGGCTGAGGTGCTGAGCGAGCCAGAGGCCCGTGAGAAGCAGCGAAGCCGCGAGAGTCTGAATTCTGACACGGTGAAGTATGAGAGCGGGCCAGACGGCGGCGAGGAAGTGAGTATGAGCGTGGAATGGAACGGG GATGGCTCCGGCTCTCTGAAGAGGAGCGGTTCCTTCAGTAAACTACGAGCGTCAATCCGTCGCAGTAGCGAGAAACTCGTTCGCAAGCTGAAAGGCGGCAGCTCATCACGAGACAGCGAGCCCAAAAACCCCGG CATGAAGCGAGCCAGCTCTCTGGGGGTTCTTAACGTGGCGGACAAGGCTGCGAATGACCACTACCAA
- the klc1a gene encoding kinesin light chain 1 isoform X3 — protein sequence MREDMSTMVCVKEEEDSGEKLSQDEIISRTKQVIQGLEALKQEHHSILEGLLGTLRCLKQDEEGVLVEEKSHMIRKSLEMLELGLSEAQVMMALSNHLSSVESEKQKLRAQVRRLCQENQWLRDELAGTQQKLQKSEQSVAQLEEEKKHLEFMNQLKKYDEDLSPSEEKDSDSSKETLDDLFPDDQDDQAPGIQPAHGSAAAAAAQQGGYEIPARLRTLHNLVIQYASQGRYEVAVPLCKQALEDLEKTSGHDHPDVATMLNILALVYRDQNKYKEAANLLNDALAIREKTLGKDHPAVAATLNNLAVLYGKRGKYKEAEPLCKRALEIREKVLGKDHPDVAKQLNNLALLCQNQGKYEEVEYYYMRALEIYQTKLGPDDPNVAKTKNNLASCYLKQGKFKQAETLYKEILTRAHEREFGSVDDENKPIWMHAEEREERIKGKEKDGSPFGEYGGWYKACKVDSPTVTTTLKNLGALYRRQGKFEAADTLEEAALRSRKQGLDNVHKQRVAEVLSEPEAREKQRSRESLNSDTVKYESGPDGGEEQPEKMEEFKLNKIH from the exons ATGCGTGAGGACATGTCCACCATGGTGTgtgtgaaggaggaggaggattctGGGGAGAAGCTGTCCCAGGATGAGATCATTTCCCGGACCAAGCAGGTGATCCAGGGGTTGGAGGCCCTGAAGCAAGAGCACCACTCCATCCTGGAGGGCCTTCTGGGCACACTGCGCTGCCTGAAGCAGGATGAGGAGGGCGTTCTTGTGGAGGAGAAATCACACATGATCCGCAAGTCCCTGGAGATGCTGGAACTTGGGCTCAGCGAGGCTCAA GTGATGATGGCCCTGTCAAACCACCTGAGCTCAGTGGAATCTGAGAAGCAGAAGCTGAGGGCTCAGGTACGGCGACTCTGCCAGGAGAACCAGTGGCTGAGGGACGAGCTGGCCGGGACACAGCAGAAACTGCAGAAGAGCGAGCAGAGCGTGgcacagctggaggaggagaagaagcacTTGGAGTTCATGAACCAGCTGAAGAAGTACGACGAGGACCTGTCCCCGTCT GAGGAGAAAGACTCAGACTCTAGTAAAGAGACTCTGGATGATCTCTTCCCAGATGACCAGGATGACCAAGCCCCAGGCA TCCAGCCAGCCCATGgcagtgctgcagcagctgctgctcaacAGGGAGGCTATGAGATTCCTGCTCGTCTGAGGACCCTCCACAACCTGGTGATCCAGTATGCCTCCCAGGGCAGGTATGAGGTGGCTGTACCCCTCTGCAAACAGGCTCTGGAAGACCTGGAAAAGACCTCCGGACACGACCACCCAGATGTGGCCACAATGCTCAATATCTTAGCCCTTGTTTACAG GGATCAGAACAAATACAAGGAGGCTGCCAACCTGCTGAATGATGCTCTGGCCATCAGGGAGAAGACACTTGGCAAGGACCATCCAGCT GTTGCTGCAACTCTCAATAACCTGGCTGTCCTGTATGGGAAGAGAGGGAAGTACAAGGAAGCAGAGCCTCTGTGCAAGAGAGCGCTGGAGATCAGAGAGAAG GTGTTGGGCAAGGACCACCCAGATGTGGCCAAGCAGCTGAACAACCTGGCCCTGCTTTGTCAGAACCAGGGCAAGTATGAGGAGGTGGAGTACTACTACATGAGAGCGCTGGAGATCTACCAGACCAAACTGGGCCCTGATGACCCCAATGTGGCCAAGACCAAGAACAACCTG GCGTCCTGTTACCTGAAGCAGGGAAAGTTCAAGCAGGCTGAGACACTGTATAAAGAAATCCTAACCCGCGCTCACGAGAGGGAGTTTGGCTCTGTTGATG atgAGAACAAACCAATCTGGATGCATGCAGAGGAGCGAGAGGAGCGAATCAAG GGGAAGGAGAAGGATGGGTCACCGTTTGGAGAGTATGGAGGCTGGTACAAAGCCTGTAAAGTCGACAG CCCCACGGTCACCACCACCCTGAAGAACCTGGGCGCCCTCTACAGGCGACAGGGCAAGTTCGAGGCAGCCGACACTCTGGAGGAAGCTGCGTTGCGGTCCAGAAAGCAG GGTCTGGACAATGTGCACAAGCAGCGCGTGGCTGAGGTGCTGAGCGAGCCAGAGGCCCGTGAGAAGCAGCGAAGCCGCGAGAGTCTGAATTCTGACACGGTGAAGTATGAGAGCGGGCCAGACGGCGGCGAGGAA CAGCCAGAGAAGATGGAAGAAttcaaactgaataaaattCATTAG
- the klc1a gene encoding kinesin light chain 1 isoform X5 — protein sequence MREDMSTMVCVKEEEDSGEKLSQDEIISRTKQVIQGLEALKQEHHSILEGLLGTLRCLKQDEEGVLVEEKSHMIRKSLEMLELGLSEAQVMMALSNHLSSVESEKQKLRAQVRRLCQENQWLRDELAGTQQKLQKSEQSVAQLEEEKKHLEFMNQLKKYDEDLSPSEEKDSDSSKETLDDLFPDDQDDQAPGIQPAHGSAAAAAAQQGGYEIPARLRTLHNLVIQYASQGRYEVAVPLCKQALEDLEKTSGHDHPDVATMLNILALVYRDQNKYKEAANLLNDALAIREKTLGKDHPAVAATLNNLAVLYGKRGKYKEAEPLCKRALEIREKVLGKDHPDVAKQLNNLALLCQNQGKYEEVEYYYMRALEIYQTKLGPDDPNVAKTKNNLASCYLKQGKFKQAETLYKEILTRAHEREFGSVDDENKPIWMHAEEREERIKGKEKDGSPFGEYGGWYKACKVDSPTVTTTLKNLGALYRRQGKFEAADTLEEAALRSRKQGLDNVHKQRVAEVLSEPEAREKQRSRESLNSDTVKYESGPDGGEEA from the exons ATGCGTGAGGACATGTCCACCATGGTGTgtgtgaaggaggaggaggattctGGGGAGAAGCTGTCCCAGGATGAGATCATTTCCCGGACCAAGCAGGTGATCCAGGGGTTGGAGGCCCTGAAGCAAGAGCACCACTCCATCCTGGAGGGCCTTCTGGGCACACTGCGCTGCCTGAAGCAGGATGAGGAGGGCGTTCTTGTGGAGGAGAAATCACACATGATCCGCAAGTCCCTGGAGATGCTGGAACTTGGGCTCAGCGAGGCTCAA GTGATGATGGCCCTGTCAAACCACCTGAGCTCAGTGGAATCTGAGAAGCAGAAGCTGAGGGCTCAGGTACGGCGACTCTGCCAGGAGAACCAGTGGCTGAGGGACGAGCTGGCCGGGACACAGCAGAAACTGCAGAAGAGCGAGCAGAGCGTGgcacagctggaggaggagaagaagcacTTGGAGTTCATGAACCAGCTGAAGAAGTACGACGAGGACCTGTCCCCGTCT GAGGAGAAAGACTCAGACTCTAGTAAAGAGACTCTGGATGATCTCTTCCCAGATGACCAGGATGACCAAGCCCCAGGCA TCCAGCCAGCCCATGgcagtgctgcagcagctgctgctcaacAGGGAGGCTATGAGATTCCTGCTCGTCTGAGGACCCTCCACAACCTGGTGATCCAGTATGCCTCCCAGGGCAGGTATGAGGTGGCTGTACCCCTCTGCAAACAGGCTCTGGAAGACCTGGAAAAGACCTCCGGACACGACCACCCAGATGTGGCCACAATGCTCAATATCTTAGCCCTTGTTTACAG GGATCAGAACAAATACAAGGAGGCTGCCAACCTGCTGAATGATGCTCTGGCCATCAGGGAGAAGACACTTGGCAAGGACCATCCAGCT GTTGCTGCAACTCTCAATAACCTGGCTGTCCTGTATGGGAAGAGAGGGAAGTACAAGGAAGCAGAGCCTCTGTGCAAGAGAGCGCTGGAGATCAGAGAGAAG GTGTTGGGCAAGGACCACCCAGATGTGGCCAAGCAGCTGAACAACCTGGCCCTGCTTTGTCAGAACCAGGGCAAGTATGAGGAGGTGGAGTACTACTACATGAGAGCGCTGGAGATCTACCAGACCAAACTGGGCCCTGATGACCCCAATGTGGCCAAGACCAAGAACAACCTG GCGTCCTGTTACCTGAAGCAGGGAAAGTTCAAGCAGGCTGAGACACTGTATAAAGAAATCCTAACCCGCGCTCACGAGAGGGAGTTTGGCTCTGTTGATG atgAGAACAAACCAATCTGGATGCATGCAGAGGAGCGAGAGGAGCGAATCAAG GGGAAGGAGAAGGATGGGTCACCGTTTGGAGAGTATGGAGGCTGGTACAAAGCCTGTAAAGTCGACAG CCCCACGGTCACCACCACCCTGAAGAACCTGGGCGCCCTCTACAGGCGACAGGGCAAGTTCGAGGCAGCCGACACTCTGGAGGAAGCTGCGTTGCGGTCCAGAAAGCAG GGTCTGGACAATGTGCACAAGCAGCGCGTGGCTGAGGTGCTGAGCGAGCCAGAGGCCCGTGAGAAGCAGCGAAGCCGCGAGAGTCTGAATTCTGACACGGTGAAGTATGAGAGCGGGCCAGACGGCGGCGAGGAA GCATAA
- the klc1a gene encoding kinesin light chain 1 isoform X4, with product MREDMSTMVCVKEEEDSGEKLSQDEIISRTKQVIQGLEALKQEHHSILEGLLGTLRCLKQDEEGVLVEEKSHMIRKSLEMLELGLSEAQVMMALSNHLSSVESEKQKLRAQVRRLCQENQWLRDELAGTQQKLQKSEQSVAQLEEEKKHLEFMNQLKKYDEDLSPSEEKDSDSSKETLDDLFPDDQDDQAPGIQPAHGSAAAAAAQQGGYEIPARLRTLHNLVIQYASQGRYEVAVPLCKQALEDLEKTSGHDHPDVATMLNILALVYRDQNKYKEAANLLNDALAIREKTLGKDHPAVAATLNNLAVLYGKRGKYKEAEPLCKRALEIREKVLGKDHPDVAKQLNNLALLCQNQGKYEEVEYYYMRALEIYQTKLGPDDPNVAKTKNNLASCYLKQGKFKQAETLYKEILTRAHEREFGSVDDENKPIWMHAEEREERIKGKEKDGSPFGEYGGWYKACKVDSPTVTTTLKNLGALYRRQGKFEAADTLEEAALRSRKQGLDNVHKQRVAEVLSEPEAREKQRSRESLNSDTVKYESGPDGGEEPEKMEEFKLNKIH from the exons ATGCGTGAGGACATGTCCACCATGGTGTgtgtgaaggaggaggaggattctGGGGAGAAGCTGTCCCAGGATGAGATCATTTCCCGGACCAAGCAGGTGATCCAGGGGTTGGAGGCCCTGAAGCAAGAGCACCACTCCATCCTGGAGGGCCTTCTGGGCACACTGCGCTGCCTGAAGCAGGATGAGGAGGGCGTTCTTGTGGAGGAGAAATCACACATGATCCGCAAGTCCCTGGAGATGCTGGAACTTGGGCTCAGCGAGGCTCAA GTGATGATGGCCCTGTCAAACCACCTGAGCTCAGTGGAATCTGAGAAGCAGAAGCTGAGGGCTCAGGTACGGCGACTCTGCCAGGAGAACCAGTGGCTGAGGGACGAGCTGGCCGGGACACAGCAGAAACTGCAGAAGAGCGAGCAGAGCGTGgcacagctggaggaggagaagaagcacTTGGAGTTCATGAACCAGCTGAAGAAGTACGACGAGGACCTGTCCCCGTCT GAGGAGAAAGACTCAGACTCTAGTAAAGAGACTCTGGATGATCTCTTCCCAGATGACCAGGATGACCAAGCCCCAGGCA TCCAGCCAGCCCATGgcagtgctgcagcagctgctgctcaacAGGGAGGCTATGAGATTCCTGCTCGTCTGAGGACCCTCCACAACCTGGTGATCCAGTATGCCTCCCAGGGCAGGTATGAGGTGGCTGTACCCCTCTGCAAACAGGCTCTGGAAGACCTGGAAAAGACCTCCGGACACGACCACCCAGATGTGGCCACAATGCTCAATATCTTAGCCCTTGTTTACAG GGATCAGAACAAATACAAGGAGGCTGCCAACCTGCTGAATGATGCTCTGGCCATCAGGGAGAAGACACTTGGCAAGGACCATCCAGCT GTTGCTGCAACTCTCAATAACCTGGCTGTCCTGTATGGGAAGAGAGGGAAGTACAAGGAAGCAGAGCCTCTGTGCAAGAGAGCGCTGGAGATCAGAGAGAAG GTGTTGGGCAAGGACCACCCAGATGTGGCCAAGCAGCTGAACAACCTGGCCCTGCTTTGTCAGAACCAGGGCAAGTATGAGGAGGTGGAGTACTACTACATGAGAGCGCTGGAGATCTACCAGACCAAACTGGGCCCTGATGACCCCAATGTGGCCAAGACCAAGAACAACCTG GCGTCCTGTTACCTGAAGCAGGGAAAGTTCAAGCAGGCTGAGACACTGTATAAAGAAATCCTAACCCGCGCTCACGAGAGGGAGTTTGGCTCTGTTGATG atgAGAACAAACCAATCTGGATGCATGCAGAGGAGCGAGAGGAGCGAATCAAG GGGAAGGAGAAGGATGGGTCACCGTTTGGAGAGTATGGAGGCTGGTACAAAGCCTGTAAAGTCGACAG CCCCACGGTCACCACCACCCTGAAGAACCTGGGCGCCCTCTACAGGCGACAGGGCAAGTTCGAGGCAGCCGACACTCTGGAGGAAGCTGCGTTGCGGTCCAGAAAGCAG GGTCTGGACAATGTGCACAAGCAGCGCGTGGCTGAGGTGCTGAGCGAGCCAGAGGCCCGTGAGAAGCAGCGAAGCCGCGAGAGTCTGAATTCTGACACGGTGAAGTATGAGAGCGGGCCAGACGGCGGCGAGGAA CCAGAGAAGATGGAAGAAttcaaactgaataaaattCATTAG